The following coding sequences are from one Ochotona princeps isolate mOchPri1 chromosome 8, mOchPri1.hap1, whole genome shotgun sequence window:
- the SIX3 gene encoding homeobox protein SIX3, producing MVFRSPLDLYSSHFLLPNFADSHHCSLLLARSGGGNGAGGGGGAGGGGSGSGGGNRAGGGGAGGAGGSGGGSRAPPEELSMFQLPTLNFSPEQVASVCETLEETGDIERLGRFLWSLPVAPGACEAINKHESILRARAVVAFHTGNFRDLYHILENHKFTKESHGKLQAMWLEAHYQEAEKLRGRPLGPVDKYRVRKKFPLPRTIWDGEQKTHCFKERTRSLLREWYLQDPYPNPSKKRELAQATGLTPTQVGNWFKNRRQRDRAAAAKNRLQHQAIGPSGMRSLAEPGCPTHGSAESPSTAASPTTSVSSLTERADTGTSILSVTSSDSECDV from the exons ATGGTATTTCGCTCCCCCCTAGACCTCTATTCCTCCCACTTCTTGTTGCCAAACTTCGCCGATTCTCACCACTGCTCCCTACTTCTGGCGAGGAGCGGCGGCGGGAACGgtgcgggcggcggcggcggtgcgggcggcggcggcagcggcagcggcggcgggaaCCGTGCGGGAGGCGGCGGTGCTGGCGGAGcaggcggcagcggcggcggctccAGGGCCCCCCCGGAAGAGTTGTCCATGTTCCAGCTGCCTACCCTCAACTTTTCGCCGGAGCAGGTGGCCAGCGTCTGCGAGACGCTGGAGGAGACGGGCGACATCGAGCGGCTGGGCCGCTTCCTCTGGTCGCTGCCCGTGGCCCCCGGGGCGTGCGAGGCCATCAACAAACACGAGTCGATCCTGCGCGCGCGCGCCGTGGTCGCCTTCCACACGGGCAACTTCCGCGACCTCTACCACATCCTGGAGAACCACAAGTTCACCAAGGAGTCGCACGGCAAGCTGCAGGCCATGTGGCTCGAGGCGCACTACCAGGAGGCCGAGAAGCTGCGCGGCCGCCCACTCGGCCCCGTGGACAAGTACCGCGTGCGCAAGAAGTTCCCGCTGCCGCGCACCATCTGGGATGGCGAGCAGAAGACGCACTGCTTCAAGGAGCGGACTCGGAGCCTGCTGCGTGAGTGGTACCTGCAGGACCCCTACCCCAACCCCAGCAAGAAACGCGAACTGGCGCAGGCCACCGGCCTCACTCCCACACAAGTAGGAAACTGGTTTAAGAACCGGAGGCAGCGCGACCGCGCCGCGGCGGCCAAGAACAG gctgcagcaccaggccATAGGACCAAGCGGCATGCGCTCGCTGGCCGAGCCCGGCTGTCCCACGCACGGCTCGGCAGAGTCGCCGTCCACGGCGGCCAGCCCGACCACAAGCGTGTCCAGCCTGACGGAGCGAGCGGACACCGGCACCTCGATCCTCTCGGTAACCTCCAGCGACTCGGAATGCGATGTATGA